The genome window TCCTGTCGAAGGGCTGCCCCGGCGGCGCAATCTCCCGGTGGGCCTGGTCGATGAGCGACTTCAGTTCGCGGTACACGCTGCCGGCGGCCTGCGCATCCAGCGACCCGAACACCCGTGCCACCACGTCGTAGCGTGCGTAGCTCCGAGGGTCGATCTGCGTCTTCCCACCGGACCCCGTCACCTCGAAGCCCCCGGCCGGCGCCAGGAACCCCAGGACCATTCGCGGGCTTGCCCCCTCGGCGACGTTGTTCACCGCCGCCGTGAAGCGGCGGACCAGGTCCTTCTCCTGCAGCCACTTCGCGAACTCCGGCTCGCTCGAGAGCCTGCTCGTCAGGTCTCGCACCCGACCGTCGCTCTCCGGCAGCGAGACCTCCGGCGCGGGAGGCGGCACGGCGGGCCCCGCGTCTACCGTGGGTGTGCTGGCCACCTCCGGAGGACGGTTCTGCCGCATGACGCCGAAGTACGTCGCCACCAGGGCCAGGCCTCCCAATCCCAGGACGACGGCCAGCGTCTTCGCCCGGGAGCCACGCGGAGGCTCTGAGGGAGGCGTCGGCGAGGCACCTGCGGGCGTCGGGTTCATCGGGTCGCTCATGCGTTCCTCCGTTGTGGACCCCAGAACCTACAAACGGCACCCTGGCGCATTCCACCGGCATGGACTCGGGATGGCGGGCACTTCACACCATCAACCCGGGTCAGCTGACAGCTCATCCACCGCGGCCGGACGTCCTCGGCCGCCGACGGGGTTCCGGACTACAACGAGGGCCACTGGCACCGGGGCTCGGGATGGGCTCGCGGCGGGAGTCTGGGCCCCTCCGGCCCCCGTGAAGGAGGCACACCCATGACGAACGGAATGAGCCTCGAGGTCCAGGTCGCAAACTCCGCACGGTCCTGGAGGGAGGCTTCGCGTGGCGCGGACCTGGCGGCACGGGATGCCGCGGAGAGAACGCTCGCGGACTCCCTGGAACAGTGGATCGCCGAGCTGCTGTCGACTGACGCCCAGTGGCCCCAACAGGGGCGCTGGTTCGACGGCCTCATCTTCCAGGAATGCCTCGCGGAGGACCCCGAGCGGTTCCACCTGCGCGGCTACATCTGGGGCATCGACCAGAAACAGTACGCCTTCCGGGCCGAGCTCCAGCCATCCACGGATGGCCTCGCGGCCTTCGAGGTCCGCATTGCGCACGGCAAGGCCAGCGCCAGTCGGAGCGCCGAACCGGAGTGGGACTTCCAGTTCGTCAGGGGCAAGTGATGCCCTCGTCCCCTACCCCGTCATGACGCCCTGCATGCAGCGAAGCCTTGAGCGCGACGGCAATCACGCCCCCCGCGGCGCCATTTCAGACAGGGGCTGCGAATGAAGGACCTGGCGTCACTCGCCCGCCTCGACGGCATGGCGCAGGCGGAGCTGTGTTCCCGGGGCGAGATCTCTGCGGACGAACTGCTCGACGCGTGCCATGCGCGCATCGATGCGTTGAACCCACTGTTGCGTGCGGTGGTCACAGTCGATCGCGAGCGCTCCCATCCGGCAAACCCGGGGCCGTTCTCCGGGGTGCCGTTCCTGGTCAAGGACGCCACCGCGTGGCCCGGGCTGCGTTGGTCGATGGGCTCGCGGCTGTTCTCGGCCAACGTCGCCCGGCAGCAGACGCCATACGGCAGGCGGCTCGAAGAGGCGGGGCTCGTGTGCGTTGGAAAGAGCGCGACGTCCGAGTTCGGTCTGCTCGGTAGCACCGAGACGCTGCTCGAAGGCGTCACACACAACCCGTGGAACCTCTCGGTCTCGGCCACGGGCTCGTCCGGAGGCAGCGCGGCGGCTGTCGCCGCAGGGCTCGTCCCGCTCGCGCATGCCAACGACGGCGGCGGTTCCATCCGCATCCCCGCCTCGGCGTGCGGTCTCTTCGGCTTCAAGCCGAGCCGGGGGCTCACCGTGCCGGCGAGCTTCGGCGGCTCGGACTTCGGGGACATGACGAGCGACCACTGCATCAGCCGCTCGGTGCGTGACAGCGCGCTGTTCCTTTCCCTGACCGAGGACCGCTCGGGAGGCCGTCCCATCGGCTTCGTGCGCGATCCCATCAACCGCAAGCTGCGCATCGCGACCTGGACGCGAACGATGATGGGCATGGAGCCGGAGCCCCCGGTGCGCCGTGCCTACGATGAGGCGGTGGCGCTGCTCCTGGCTCTCGGCCACAGCGTCGAGCCCATCGCACCGCCTGCCTTCGACGGTCCCTCGCTTGCCCACGCGTTCTTCCTCGTCGCGGGCGCGGCCATCGCTGGCATCGTCGAGACGGTGGACCGGTCTCGCGACCTGCCCGTGCAGGGCGACGAGCTCGAGCCCTTCACCTGGGCCCTGGTGGAGGACTTCCTCGCGCAGGGGCCCGACGCGCTGCCCCGGTCTCGCGCGGCCTTCGCTCAAGCGGTGCACGTCTATCTCGAGGCGACCCGAGGCTACGACGTGGTGCTCACCCCGACCATGGCCACCGAGCAGTGGCGCCTCGGGCACCTCTCGCCGATTCTCGGACGTGAGGAGCTGATCCGTCGCACCGCGCGCACCGTCGGCTACACGCCGATCCACAACATCGCCGGCTGCCCCGGGATGTCCGTGCCCCTTCACTTCCCGGAGGACGGGCTCCCCATCGGCATGCACTTCGCCGCGGCCCCCGGCGCCGACACGCTGCTGTTCGGCCTGGCGTACCAGCTCGAACAGGCGCGCCCCTGGAAGGACCTCTGGGCGCCCTACTCGATTCCCGCGCTCTGGCCCGGCTGACGCCAGCCCGGGGGCCGCGTCCCAGGCCTCTTCAGGAGTCCTGCTCCATGGCCCGCACCCTCGCGAGCGTCTGCAAGTCACGCTCGGTGGGCCCCAGGTCCAGGAGGATCTTGCTCACGTCGTACAGCACGTCGCCGCGGTCGAACACGGGCAGCCGGGGGACGTCCTGGTTCAGGTCGTCCGCGCCGCGGTTGTACGACACGTCCATCAGCGTCCGGAGCTGGAAGGAGTCGTAGAGGTTGTACTCGACGAGGAACCGCAGCGCCTCCACGTCGCCACGGCGCAGGTACGCCCGCCACAGCAGCACGGCGTCGTACCCGTGGACGCCCTTCAGGTGCTGCGGCCGCTCGGCGCCAATCTTCCCTTCGATTTCCTTCAGCCCGCCGCCAATGCCCAGCCGCCGCGTCACGAAGCGCAGGTCGATGTGCGCGTCCGGCACCGGGAAGCGCCCCGGCCCGAAGTAGTCCCGCAACACCGGCACGTCGAAGCACGAGCCGTTGAACGTCACCCACAGCCGCCGCTCCGCCATCGCCTCCGGCAGTGCGTCCATGTTCCGGCCCTGGATGAACACGTGCAGCCCGGCCGAGTCGAACAGGCTCACCACCGTGGGCGCCTGCGCGTCCTTCCCGTCCGTCTCGATGTCGAAGTACACCGCGTCGTCGTGGAACTCGGGGTACAGCCGCCAGTGCTCCCGAGACGGCAGCAGCTCGGCCAGCTTCCGCAGGTCCTTGCGCGCCAGGGCGTCACGGGCCTCGGCGATGCGCGCGCGGGCGACGTCGTCCGACTTCCTGCTGATGGCCACCCCGGTTCCGGCCGCCGGGAAGTCGTCCCAGGTCCGGATGCCCCGGGACCACAGGTCCTTCTCCCTCCAGGGCCCCACGCCGGGGATGTGCTGGAAAGTGCGCTGCAGCATCAATCGAGCGAGCCCAGCCTTCCCGCCACCAGGTCGTTCAGCAGCGGGATGTCCGCCTCGCAGAACGGCAGGGCCTGCATCTCCGCCGGAGTCTGGAACGCCAGCTGGTGCGCTCCCAGGGCCTTGGGCTCACCCGTCACCAGCCGGGCGGCATAGAGCACCAGTTCCACCGTGAGGTCCGGGTACGTGTGCCGGTTCTCCCACAGCCGCCGGCCGACGGAGAGCTCCACGTCCAGCTCCTCGCGACACTCGCGGGCCAGCGCGGCTTCGTCCGTCTCCCCCGGCTCCACCTTGCCGCCGGGGAACTCCCACAGCAGGGCCCGGCTTCCGCCGGGGAGCCGCTGCTGCACCAGGAACCGCTCGGCGTCCTCGCGGCTCGGAATCAGTGCCGCGACGACGCGGACCGTCCTGGTCGCGGCCACCGTCACCCGCGAAACCCGTTCACGTCCAGGGCGTACAACCAGCCGTTGTTGGACAGCACGAAGACCTGTGAGCCCGCCACGTACGGCGTCGCGGTGATGCCGTCACCCGGGTTCCACGTCACCCGAGACTTGCCCGTCTTCGGGTCCAGGAACAGCAGCGAGCGCTGGATGGGCACGAGCAGCATTCCCTGGGCGAACACGGGAGCAGCCCCCGCCCGTTCCCCCAGGGGGCGCGACCAGAGGAGCCGCCCGCTGTCGGCCAGGTAGGCATCCACCCGGCCGTCACCGGAAGCGAAGAGCAGCTGCCCCCGGGCGAGCAGCGACGTCATGCCGCCCACGGTGGTGTTCCACACCATGTCGCCCGTGTCCGCTTCCAGGGCGAAGATGCCGCTCTTGTACGAGGCCACGAACAGCTGGCCGGCCTCGTTCATCACCGGCTGGGCGTCCACGTCCAGGAACTCGGTGCCGGCCCCGGACAGCGACTTCTCCCAGGTGGCGCTCCCGTCGGAGATGCTCAGCGCCACGACGAAGCCGTCGGAGAACCCGACGTAGGCGGTGCCCTCGTGGACCAGCGGTGTGGAGGCGCCCCGGATGGTGAAGCCCGACGGAGGATCCCTGCGGTACTGCCAGGCCCACACGCCGTCCGCGGCCTTCACCGCGTACAGCGTGTCGCTCTCCGAGGCCACCAGCACCAGGCCGTCCGCCAGCACCGGCACCGTCGCCAGCGACTCGCCCGCCGCGTACTTCCACTTCACGTCGCCGGTGGCCGAGTCCAGCGCGTACAGCACGCCGTCGCCACCGGGGACATAGACGACGCCCTCGCTCACCCGCGCGCCCGCGTTGAAGCGGAGCGGCGTGCGGAAGGACCACTTCACCTTGCCGTCCGGACCCACGGCGCGGGCATAGCCGTCCCGCGTGAGCGCGATGACGTGCTTGTTGTCCGGGTCATAGGCCGGAGTCGCCACCTCACGCGGCGCGAACTCCAGCCGCGTGGGCGGGGCCAACGGCGCCCACCACTCCACCGAGAAGTAGTCCACCGGTGGGTGGGAGGGGGGCCGGGGCAGCTCCGGGTTCGTGTAGTACGGTGCCGCGCTGCAGCCCACCAGAAGCCCCGCGACCGCGGCGCCACCCAGCCAACGCTTCCAGCTCAAAGGCCGCTTCTTCATAGAGTCCGTGCTACCCCGCGTCCTGACCCGTGGCCGCCGCCGGCTGCGCCGGAGCGGGAACCTTCACGCCCTCGGAGGCAAGCACCGCCAGCCGCTCGCTGGACAGCCGCGCCGCCGCGGTGTTCGGGTGGTCGGTGGAGACCTTCGAGAGGACCTGCGCCGCCTCCTCCTTCTTGTCCTGGAGGATGAGCATGCGGCCCTTGTGGTACGCGCCCATGCCGGGCAGGAACTCGCCGCCGCCGGCCTTGTCCATCTGGTCGAAGGACTTGATGGCCTCGTCGTACTTCTGCTGGGCCTCCAGGGCGTAGCCCTCGCCCTCCAGCGCGCCCGCGCGGAGCGGCTCGTTCTCGGGGGCGGTCTTGAGGAAGTCCGCGAAGGCCGCCTGCGCCTCCGGGAACTTGCCGAGCCGGAACTGGGCCTTGCCCAGCGTCAGCGCCGCCGTCGTCGCGGAGCGCGTCCCGCCGTGCTCCTTGCGGAAGTCCGTGAGGGACGTCACCAGCGCCTCGTCCCGCTCCTGGACAGTCTTGAACGGAGTCTGGGTGTCACCCGGCTGCGCGGGCTCCACACCCTCGACGGGCCGCTCCAGGACGGTGAGCGCCTGGCCGAGCGCCTGGGAGGCCTTCTCCTCGCCACTCTTGGACACCTCGTTGGCGATGCCCACGCCCAGGCCGCCGAGGATCAGCACGCCCGCGGCGATGCCGATCAACTTCTGCCGCTGAGCCAGCCAGTCACTGGCCTCGACACCGACCTTCTGGAAGGTGTCCGGCGCGCGAAGCTCCTTCTGGCGAATCTTCTCGGTCTTGGTTCCGGCCACGTCTGGCAACCTCTCTAATGTCGCTACGGTGCTCTACCCTGTCAGAGGGTGAAAGAGCGGCGCACTGTATGGAGCGCGCGCCGCGAGTGTCAACGCGCAGACGCCTCAGTTTTTCCCCTGGAGATGCGGCTTCTTGCGGGCCTCGCGCTTCGCCTGGCCGGGCCGGGCCCGGAAGAAGATGCGGATGGGGACCCTCAGGTCGAACGTCTTGCGGAGCTGATTGGTGATGTACCGCTTGTACATGTCCGGGACGCCTTCGGGATGGTTCGTCGTAATCGCGAAGGTCGGCGGCGCCGTGGTCACCTGGGAGATGTAGTACAGGCGCAGGGGCTTGCCCCGGACGATGGGCGCCGGGTGGTTGTCCACCATGTGCTCCAGCAGCCGGTTGAGCTGGGGGGTGGGCGCCCGGAAGCGGAACTGCTGGGCCAGCTCCACCGCCACGTCCACCACCTTCTCCACCTTCGAGCCCGTCAGGGCCGAGGTGAAGAGGATGGGCGCGTAGCCCACGAACTTGAGCGAGTACTTGAGCGTCTCTCGGAAGGTCTCCTGCCGGCGCTCGTCCGCGCCCACCAGGTCCCACTTGTTGACGACGATGACCAGCGCCCGTCCGCGCTCCTCGGACAGGCCCGCCAGCTTCGCGTCCTGGTCCACGGCGACCTCCGTGGCGTCCATCAGCAGGACCGCCACGTCGCTGCGCTCCATCGCCTTCAGCGCGTTGATGACCGAGAACTGCTCCACCCGGTGCGCAATCGTCTTCTTGCGCCGGATGCCCGCGGTGTCCGTGAGGATGAGCTGGTGGCCTTTGTAGGTCAGCGGCGAGTCCACCGGATCCCGGGTGGTGCCCGGAATCTCGCTGGCCACCACCCGCTTCTGCTTGAGGATGGAGTTGACCAGGGTGCTCTTGCCCACGTTGGGCCGGCCGATGATGGACACGCGGATGACGCCGTCGTCCGGCGGGGCCTCGGCGTCCTCGTCCTCCGACTTCGGGGGCAGCTTCGCCACCACCTCGTCGAAGAGGCCCGGCACGCCCAGGCCGTGCTCGGCGGACATGGGCTGCACCTCGCCCAGGCCCAGCTTGTAGAACTCGGCGGCCAGCGACTGCATCTGCCCGGTGGTGTTGTCCAGCTTGTTGGCGGCCACCACCACCGGCTTGCCGCTCTTGCGCAGGTACTTCGCCACCGCGTCGTCGGCGGGAGTGATGCCCTCTCGCGCATCGACGACGAAGATGATGACGTCGCACTCCTCCACCGCGAGCTGGGCCTGCTCGCGCACCTGCTGGAGCAGCGAGTCCTTGTCGCCGGGGACGAAGCCGCCGGTGTCGATGAAGGTGAAGGTGCGGCCCTCCCACTCAGCGTCGTGGTAGTGGCGATCCCTCGTCACACCGGGCATGTCCTCGACGAGCGCGAGGCGCTTGCCGACGAGGCGGTTGAACAGCGTGCTCTTGCCCACGTTGGGGCGTCCGACAATTGCAACCAGGGGCTTCATCTCAGTCGTATCCCAGCTTCTTGAGGCCTTCGGGGCGCTCGCTCCAGCGCGGCTCCACGCGTACCCGGAGGTCCAGGTACACGTGCGCGCCCAGCAGGCGTTGCACGGACTTGCGGGCGTCCGTGCCAATGGTCTTCAGCATCTGCCCCTGCTTGCCAATGATGATGGCCTTCTGGCTGTCGCGCTCCACGTAGATGGAGGCCGCGATGCGGATGAGCCCGCCCAGCTGGTTCGGCGGAGTGCCCGGCCGGGGCTCCCGCTCGGACTCGTCGAAGATGTCCACCAGCACCGCGGTGGAATAGGGGAGTTCCTGGCGGCAGTGCCGCAGCACCTGCTCGCGAATGTACTCGGCCACCAGCATGCGCTCCTGCTGGTCCGTCAGCATGTCCTCGTCGAAGACGTTCTCCCCTTCCGGCAGGTGGCCCAGCACCGTGTGGAAGAGCCGCTCCACCCCGTCCTTCTCGCGCGCGGAGATGGGCACCACCTCCGCGAAGGGGAACTGGTTGCGGTACAGCTCGATGAGCGGCAGCAGCAGCGCCTTGGGGACGGTGTCG of Pyxidicoccus trucidator contains these proteins:
- a CDS encoding DUF3014 domain-containing protein → MSDPMNPTPAGASPTPPSEPPRGSRAKTLAVVLGLGGLALVATYFGVMRQNRPPEVASTPTVDAGPAVPPPAPEVSLPESDGRVRDLTSRLSSEPEFAKWLQEKDLVRRFTAAVNNVAEGASPRMVLGFLAPAGGFEVTGSGGKTQIDPRSYARYDVVARVFGSLDAQAAGSVYRELKSLIDQAHREIAPPGQPFDRTFSQAIGHLLEVSVPEGAVEVQPQGALYAYVSPELEGLSRAQKHLLRMGPQNMRTIQAKLRELQSSLGLPPVAER
- a CDS encoding amidase, translating into MAQAELCSRGEISADELLDACHARIDALNPLLRAVVTVDRERSHPANPGPFSGVPFLVKDATAWPGLRWSMGSRLFSANVARQQTPYGRRLEEAGLVCVGKSATSEFGLLGSTETLLEGVTHNPWNLSVSATGSSGGSAAAVAAGLVPLAHANDGGGSIRIPASACGLFGFKPSRGLTVPASFGGSDFGDMTSDHCISRSVRDSALFLSLTEDRSGGRPIGFVRDPINRKLRIATWTRTMMGMEPEPPVRRAYDEAVALLLALGHSVEPIAPPAFDGPSLAHAFFLVAGAAIAGIVETVDRSRDLPVQGDELEPFTWALVEDFLAQGPDALPRSRAAFAQAVHVYLEATRGYDVVLTPTMATEQWRLGHLSPILGREELIRRTARTVGYTPIHNIAGCPGMSVPLHFPEDGLPIGMHFAAAPGADTLLFGLAYQLEQARPWKDLWAPYSIPALWPG
- a CDS encoding ribonuclease H-like domain-containing protein; amino-acid sequence: MLQRTFQHIPGVGPWREKDLWSRGIRTWDDFPAAGTGVAISRKSDDVARARIAEARDALARKDLRKLAELLPSREHWRLYPEFHDDAVYFDIETDGKDAQAPTVVSLFDSAGLHVFIQGRNMDALPEAMAERRLWVTFNGSCFDVPVLRDYFGPGRFPVPDAHIDLRFVTRRLGIGGGLKEIEGKIGAERPQHLKGVHGYDAVLLWRAYLRRGDVEALRFLVEYNLYDSFQLRTLMDVSYNRGADDLNQDVPRLPVFDRGDVLYDVSKILLDLGPTERDLQTLARVRAMEQDS
- a CDS encoding (deoxy)nucleoside triphosphate pyrophosphohydrolase encodes the protein MTVAATRTVRVVAALIPSREDAERFLVQQRLPGGSRALLWEFPGGKVEPGETDEAALARECREELDVELSVGRRLWENRHTYPDLTVELVLYAARLVTGEPKALGAHQLAFQTPAEMQALPFCEADIPLLNDLVAGRLGSLD
- a CDS encoding PQQ-binding-like beta-propeller repeat protein, which gives rise to MKKRPLSWKRWLGGAAVAGLLVGCSAAPYYTNPELPRPPSHPPVDYFSVEWWAPLAPPTRLEFAPREVATPAYDPDNKHVIALTRDGYARAVGPDGKVKWSFRTPLRFNAGARVSEGVVYVPGGDGVLYALDSATGDVKWKYAAGESLATVPVLADGLVLVASESDTLYAVKAADGVWAWQYRRDPPSGFTIRGASTPLVHEGTAYVGFSDGFVVALSISDGSATWEKSLSGAGTEFLDVDAQPVMNEAGQLFVASYKSGIFALEADTGDMVWNTTVGGMTSLLARGQLLFASGDGRVDAYLADSGRLLWSRPLGERAGAAPVFAQGMLLVPIQRSLLFLDPKTGKSRVTWNPGDGITATPYVAGSQVFVLSNNGWLYALDVNGFRG
- a CDS encoding tetratricopeptide repeat protein; protein product: MAGTKTEKIRQKELRAPDTFQKVGVEASDWLAQRQKLIGIAAGVLILGGLGVGIANEVSKSGEEKASQALGQALTVLERPVEGVEPAQPGDTQTPFKTVQERDEALVTSLTDFRKEHGGTRSATTAALTLGKAQFRLGKFPEAQAAFADFLKTAPENEPLRAGALEGEGYALEAQQKYDEAIKSFDQMDKAGGGEFLPGMGAYHKGRMLILQDKKEEAAQVLSKVSTDHPNTAAARLSSERLAVLASEGVKVPAPAQPAAATGQDAG
- the der gene encoding ribosome biogenesis GTPase Der, coding for MKPLVAIVGRPNVGKSTLFNRLVGKRLALVEDMPGVTRDRHYHDAEWEGRTFTFIDTGGFVPGDKDSLLQQVREQAQLAVEECDVIIFVVDAREGITPADDAVAKYLRKSGKPVVVAANKLDNTTGQMQSLAAEFYKLGLGEVQPMSAEHGLGVPGLFDEVVAKLPPKSEDEDAEAPPDDGVIRVSIIGRPNVGKSTLVNSILKQKRVVASEIPGTTRDPVDSPLTYKGHQLILTDTAGIRRKKTIAHRVEQFSVINALKAMERSDVAVLLMDATEVAVDQDAKLAGLSEERGRALVIVVNKWDLVGADERRQETFRETLKYSLKFVGYAPILFTSALTGSKVEKVVDVAVELAQQFRFRAPTPQLNRLLEHMVDNHPAPIVRGKPLRLYYISQVTTAPPTFAITTNHPEGVPDMYKRYITNQLRKTFDLRVPIRIFFRARPGQAKREARKKPHLQGKN
- the era gene encoding GTPase Era, which codes for MASPNPHRSGFAALIGRPNVGKSTLLNALTGEKLAIVSPKPQTTRNRILGVVTRPEGQVAFLDTPGIHQAKGELNRYMVETALSAAEEVDLVLFLIEPPAGEKLDVSPGNRTILERLQKLGKPTFLVINKIDTVPKALLLPLIELYRNQFPFAEVVPISAREKDGVERLFHTVLGHLPEGENVFDEDMLTDQQERMLVAEYIREQVLRHCRQELPYSTAVLVDIFDESEREPRPGTPPNQLGGLIRIAASIYVERDSQKAIIIGKQGQMLKTIGTDARKSVQRLLGAHVYLDLRVRVEPRWSERPEGLKKLGYD